A genomic stretch from Poecilia reticulata strain Guanapo linkage group LG20, Guppy_female_1.0+MT, whole genome shotgun sequence includes:
- the LOC103456859 gene encoding structural maintenance of chromosomes flexible hinge domain-containing protein 1-like, which translates to MKERGIKTEHQLSITDIKRCLKQKTSELETIEKTPRRIFSIHRNFSGPDVLGMVGELAFVADDDVARVISWHLQGDMDCVITMTTTAAQKLYEDTRGDQQVMALDSILGQHKDGPLPHIINHQELFKPSGNPTFARKHLIYRDKELSCDRNNLIKVFKNILGDTILMDDLVSATNYRKALVDKDIQCPTILTRTGERVSAKGKFGGSQNRAPPIDKLKVFGAPLPDNYEELKKQIDVLHRYCAAVEEIDKAEKDRNDHSTKWLSEIFQKEKEKDAIEGINKQLGTFPICFV; encoded by the exons ATGAAAGAAAGaggcataaaaacagaacaccAGTTATCA ATCACAGATATTAAAAGATGCCTAAAGCAGAAGACCTCTGAATTGGAAACAATAGAGAAAACTCCAAGAAGAATCTTTTCCATTCATAGAAATTTCAGCGGGCCTGACGTTCTTGGAATG GTTGGTGAACTGGCCTTTGTTGCAGATGATGATGTTGCAAGGGTCATCTCCTGGCACCTGCAGGGAGACATGGACTGTGTCATCACCATGACGacaacagcagctcagaaacTTTATGAAGACACACGGGGCGATCAGCAGGTTATGGCCCTCGACAGTATTCTTGGGCAACATAAAGACGG ACCCCTGCCACATATAATAAACCATCAAGAACTTTTTAAACCTTCTGGAAACCCAACCTTTGCCAGAAAACACCTGATTTATCGTGACAAAGAGCTGAGTTGTGATCGAAATAACCTGATAAAAG TGTTTAAAAACATCCTTGGCGACACGATTCTGATGGATGACTTAGTCTCAGCCACCAACTACAGAAARGCG CTTGTGGACAAGGATATACAGTGCCCCACCATACTGACCCGAACCGGGGAAAGAGTCAGTGCCAAGGGCAAATTTGGAGGTTCACAGAACAGAGCGCCACCGATTGACAAGCTGAAAGTGTTTGGAGCTCCTCTACCAGATAATTACGAAGAACTGAAGAAACAAATAG ATGTGCTTCATCGGTACTGTGCAGCRGTGGAAGAAATAGACAAAGCAGAAAAGGATCGTAATGACCATTCCACAAAATGGCTCAGTGaaattttccaaaaagaaaaggagaaggaTGCCATAGAAGGGATTAATAAACAACTTGGTACATTTCCCAtttgttttgtctaa
- the emilin2b gene encoding EMILIN-2 isoform X1, which yields MCAKQRRRNNPQICDXFPDCSVTAEYNLRSSCFGCFVLISFTMKXEVHLLNFLITFPLISGTPFHYNMFQGNAYSAPETRQRNKNWCAYVVHKNVSCAVVGGTESFAQPEFLPCPPEQPNCVQQVIYQTHFRPTYKIGYKIVTELQWKCCPGYQGYDCKEVKLLQADRLPHTSSNSGYFPNPQAPNQRTEQQRNHPSTWEGQIRGQTVATAPESQKRPQSTQHLQEEVQQLSQMVLDMQARMTDMASNLRLDFQEDASKMLATLLSNMKQPASARRGETESFQVQDFSFGQETTSMDEAMNKINQVTDDLESKSNILTDLVSRVDRHDGQIRLLLETGQNPSTTSQPAPVGSDADLRAYLDGKISALREELMEGMDIKMADLKNSCDYKILSVQEQCEGQEASYFSLTELMESKEEDLRNEIQDLKTKVSDLQKAQPGDSYSVLLHLQNLENRLNSTQSSLVAQCVSVGENLRNEQEEAVEDLKKTLDNKLASIQDQLMNQLAGTNTSFTFRSPNALLKDINSLKDSVNNLELKVNNLDRSCSGECKANLTALENLQKDFQSYKSAVDDIKTHLNVQTRDFEFMKDQLVSINNSIENSDLSDRLDRVEDSGLGEVKQQNLSSSWSLAKDGAMQEADDLLELHREQHHELRRHLDELGREVKAENDRCREMTRDMGEELASMDSRIVNVEALCSKLDPISISLLRIKEGLNRHITGLWSCVDQLNGTVQTHAQDIEGLRGRCQTLQNQILNVAKDIPTITYDSPGKEGASVGPGDGGSRRVSAESFRVSAIPAGPSLQHLPVMETGEAGPPGGMTEGTDLNTMTVQGFAGAPATSTDSLKTSIPLNSDVRMPPRSPKQKTSTASGEKVSFSAGLTLSPFQEEAGIIRFNKVLVNDGGHYDPHTGIFTSPTDGRYLVTAVLVAQRGEKVEAVLSVSNSTIQMLDSAGFSSEVTAPASPEQCSCSGSTSLSLVVSMKQGDRMGLMLTAGKLATSASREILSSFSAVLLYGSPTKR from the exons ATGTGCgcaaagcagagaagaagaaacaatcCACAGATCTGTGACYGATTCCCAGACTGTTCGGTCACTGCTGAATATAATCTCAGATCTTCCTGTTTTGGGTGTTTTGTGTTGATATCCTTCACCATGAAGYGGGAAGTGCATCTCTTAAACTTTCTGATAACTTTCCCTCTCATCAGTGGAACACCGTTTCATTACAACATGTTTCAGGGAAACGCGTATTCTGCCCCCGAAACGCGACAGAGAAACAA AAACTGGTGCGCCTACGTTGTGCACAAGAACGTGAGCTGCGCTGTGGTTGGAGGCACGGAGAGCTTTGCGCAACCGGAGTTTTTACCGTGTCCACCGGAGCAGCCAAACTGCGTGCAACAAGTGAT atatcaaacacattttaggcCCACATACAAGATCGGCTACAAGATTGTGACAGAGCTGCAGTGGAAGTGCTGCCCGGGGTATCAGGGTTACGACTGCAAGGAGGTGAAACTTCTCCAAGCAGACCGTTTGCCCCATACCTCTTCAAACTCTGGCTATTTTCCAAATCCACAAG CTCCTAATCAGAGGACGGAACAACAGAGGAACCATCCATCAACATGGGAGGGGCAGATCAGAGGTCAAACAGTTGCCACGGCACCAGAGAGCCAAAAAAGACCTCAGAGTACGCAACACCTGCAGGAGGAGGTGCAGCAGTTGTCCCAGATGGTCCTGGATATGCAGGCCAGAATGACAGACATGGCCTCCAACCTGAGGCTGGATTTCCAGGAGGATGCAAGTAAGATGTTGGCTACCCTGCTGAGCAACATGAAACAGCCTGCCAGTGCTCGGCGGGGAGAGACGGAGAGCTTCCAGGTGCAGGACTTCTCTTTTGGTCAAGAGACCACGTCAATGGATGAGGCTATGAACAAGATAAACCAAGTCACGGATGATCTGGAGTCAAAGAGCAACATCTTGACTGACTTAGTGAGTCGAGTTGACCGTCACGACGGACAGATTCGTCTGTTACTGGAGACCGGTCAGAATCCCTCAACCACATCCCAACCTGCTCCTGTGGGTAGTGATGCTGACCTGCGAGCTTACCTGGACGGCAAGATCAGCGCTCTGCGAGAAGAGTTGATGGAGGGCATGGACATCAAAATGGCCGACTTGAAGAACTCTTGTGATTATAAAATCCTCTCAGTTCAGGAACAGTGTGAAGGACAGGAGGCCAGCTACTTCAGCCTGACCGAGCTCATGGAGTCAAAGGAAGAAGACCTCCGCAACGAGATCCAGGACCTTAAAACAAAAGTGTCTGATCTACAGAAGGCACAACCAGGGGATTCTTACTCTGTTCTGCTTCACCTGCAAAACCTTGAAAACCGTCTGAACTCAACTCAAAGTAGTTTGGTGGCACAGTGCGTCTCCGTAGGGGAGAACCTTCGGAATGAGCAGGAAGAGGCCGTCGAAGACTTGAAGAAGACGTTGGACAACAAGCTGGCGTCCATTCAGGACCAACTCATGAACCAACTGGCAGGAACAAACACCAGCTTCACGTTTAGGAGTCCAAATGCTCTGCTGAAGGACATTAACTCTCTAAAGGATTCTGTTAATAATCTGGAGCTTAAAGTCAACAATCTGGACCGTTCTTGCTCAGGAGAATGCAAAGCTAATTTAACTGCTCTGGAAAACCTTCAGAAAGACTTTCAGAGCTATAAATCTGCTGTAGATGACATCAAGACACATCTGAATGTGCAAACGAGGGACTTTGAATTCATGAAGGATCAACTCGTTAGCATCAACAACAGCATTGAGAACAGCGACTTAAGTGACCGTCTGGACAGAGTAGAAGACTCAGGGTTAGGCGAAGTGAAGCAGCAGAATCTGAGCTCTTCCTGGAGTCTAGCGAAAGACGGGGCCATGCAGGAGGCCGATGATCTTTTGGAGCTTCACAGGGAGCAACACCATGAGCTGAGACGCCATTTGGACGAGCTGGGCAGGGAGGTGAAAGCTGAGAACGACAGATGCAGAGAAATGACCCGTGACATGGGGGAGGAACTCGCCAGCATGGACAGCCGGATTGTTAATGTTGAGGCTCTGTGCAGCAAGCTGGACCCCATTTCCATCAGCCTCCTGAGGATCAAAGAAGGCCTGAACAGGCACATCACTGGGCTGTGGAGCTGTGTGGACCAGCTGAACGGCACAGTCCAAACTCATGCTCAGGATATCGAAGGACTGAGGGGACGGTGCCAGACGCTTCAAAATCAAATCCTGAACGTGGCTAAAGACATTCCCACCATAACTTATGACTCTCCTGGGAAGGAAG GTGCCAGCGTCGGACCGGGGGACGGAGGATCTCGCCGGGTTTCAGCTGAGAGTTTTAGAGTGTCCGCTATCCCTGCGGGGCCGTCCCTTCAGCATCTACCTGTGATGGAGACCGGAGAGGCAGGCCCGCCGGGAGGAATGACCGAAGGGACAGACCTCAACACGATGACTGTTCAGGGGTTTGCTGGAGCTCCAG ctACCTCAACTGACTCCTTAAAAACCAGCATACCTCTAAACTCAG ACGTGCGCATGCCTCCAAGATCTCCAAAGCAGAAAACCAGCACAGCTTCAG GTGAGAAGGTGTCCTTCTCGGCTGGTTTGACTCTCTCACCGTTCCAAGAAGAAGCTGGAATAATCCGATTCAACAAGGTGCTGGTCAACGATGGAGGACATTATGACCCTCATACAG GCATCTTCACATCTCCCACCGACGGTCGCTACCTGGTGACGGCCGTGCTCGTCGCCCAGAGAGGCGAGAAGGTCGAGGCCGTGCTGTCAGTGTCCAACAGCACCATTCAGATGCTGGATTCGGCAGGCTTCTCCTCTGAGGTCACTGCGCCGGCGTCGCCAGAGCAGTGCAGCTGCAGCGGCTCGACCTCGCTGAGTCTGGTTGTTTCGATGAAGCAAGGAGACCGAATGGGACTCATGTTGACCGCTGGGAAACTCGCCACCTCCGCCTCCCGGGAGATCCTGTCGTCTTTTAGTGCTGTGCTTCTGTACGGCAGCCCGACTAAACGGTAG
- the emilin2b gene encoding EMILIN-2 isoform X2: MFQGNAYSAPETRQRNKNWCAYVVHKNVSCAVVGGTESFAQPEFLPCPPEQPNCVQQVIYQTHFRPTYKIGYKIVTELQWKCCPGYQGYDCKEVKLLQADRLPHTSSNSGYFPNPQAPNQRTEQQRNHPSTWEGQIRGQTVATAPESQKRPQSTQHLQEEVQQLSQMVLDMQARMTDMASNLRLDFQEDASKMLATLLSNMKQPASARRGETESFQVQDFSFGQETTSMDEAMNKINQVTDDLESKSNILTDLVSRVDRHDGQIRLLLETGQNPSTTSQPAPVGSDADLRAYLDGKISALREELMEGMDIKMADLKNSCDYKILSVQEQCEGQEASYFSLTELMESKEEDLRNEIQDLKTKVSDLQKAQPGDSYSVLLHLQNLENRLNSTQSSLVAQCVSVGENLRNEQEEAVEDLKKTLDNKLASIQDQLMNQLAGTNTSFTFRSPNALLKDINSLKDSVNNLELKVNNLDRSCSGECKANLTALENLQKDFQSYKSAVDDIKTHLNVQTRDFEFMKDQLVSINNSIENSDLSDRLDRVEDSGLGEVKQQNLSSSWSLAKDGAMQEADDLLELHREQHHELRRHLDELGREVKAENDRCREMTRDMGEELASMDSRIVNVEALCSKLDPISISLLRIKEGLNRHITGLWSCVDQLNGTVQTHAQDIEGLRGRCQTLQNQILNVAKDIPTITYDSPGKEGASVGPGDGGSRRVSAESFRVSAIPAGPSLQHLPVMETGEAGPPGGMTEGTDLNTMTVQGFAGAPATSTDSLKTSIPLNSDVRMPPRSPKQKTSTASGEKVSFSAGLTLSPFQEEAGIIRFNKVLVNDGGHYDPHTGIFTSPTDGRYLVTAVLVAQRGEKVEAVLSVSNSTIQMLDSAGFSSEVTAPASPEQCSCSGSTSLSLVVSMKQGDRMGLMLTAGKLATSASREILSSFSAVLLYGSPTKR; encoded by the exons ATGTTTCAGGGAAACGCGTATTCTGCCCCCGAAACGCGACAGAGAAACAA AAACTGGTGCGCCTACGTTGTGCACAAGAACGTGAGCTGCGCTGTGGTTGGAGGCACGGAGAGCTTTGCGCAACCGGAGTTTTTACCGTGTCCACCGGAGCAGCCAAACTGCGTGCAACAAGTGAT atatcaaacacattttaggcCCACATACAAGATCGGCTACAAGATTGTGACAGAGCTGCAGTGGAAGTGCTGCCCGGGGTATCAGGGTTACGACTGCAAGGAGGTGAAACTTCTCCAAGCAGACCGTTTGCCCCATACCTCTTCAAACTCTGGCTATTTTCCAAATCCACAAG CTCCTAATCAGAGGACGGAACAACAGAGGAACCATCCATCAACATGGGAGGGGCAGATCAGAGGTCAAACAGTTGCCACGGCACCAGAGAGCCAAAAAAGACCTCAGAGTACGCAACACCTGCAGGAGGAGGTGCAGCAGTTGTCCCAGATGGTCCTGGATATGCAGGCCAGAATGACAGACATGGCCTCCAACCTGAGGCTGGATTTCCAGGAGGATGCAAGTAAGATGTTGGCTACCCTGCTGAGCAACATGAAACAGCCTGCCAGTGCTCGGCGGGGAGAGACGGAGAGCTTCCAGGTGCAGGACTTCTCTTTTGGTCAAGAGACCACGTCAATGGATGAGGCTATGAACAAGATAAACCAAGTCACGGATGATCTGGAGTCAAAGAGCAACATCTTGACTGACTTAGTGAGTCGAGTTGACCGTCACGACGGACAGATTCGTCTGTTACTGGAGACCGGTCAGAATCCCTCAACCACATCCCAACCTGCTCCTGTGGGTAGTGATGCTGACCTGCGAGCTTACCTGGACGGCAAGATCAGCGCTCTGCGAGAAGAGTTGATGGAGGGCATGGACATCAAAATGGCCGACTTGAAGAACTCTTGTGATTATAAAATCCTCTCAGTTCAGGAACAGTGTGAAGGACAGGAGGCCAGCTACTTCAGCCTGACCGAGCTCATGGAGTCAAAGGAAGAAGACCTCCGCAACGAGATCCAGGACCTTAAAACAAAAGTGTCTGATCTACAGAAGGCACAACCAGGGGATTCTTACTCTGTTCTGCTTCACCTGCAAAACCTTGAAAACCGTCTGAACTCAACTCAAAGTAGTTTGGTGGCACAGTGCGTCTCCGTAGGGGAGAACCTTCGGAATGAGCAGGAAGAGGCCGTCGAAGACTTGAAGAAGACGTTGGACAACAAGCTGGCGTCCATTCAGGACCAACTCATGAACCAACTGGCAGGAACAAACACCAGCTTCACGTTTAGGAGTCCAAATGCTCTGCTGAAGGACATTAACTCTCTAAAGGATTCTGTTAATAATCTGGAGCTTAAAGTCAACAATCTGGACCGTTCTTGCTCAGGAGAATGCAAAGCTAATTTAACTGCTCTGGAAAACCTTCAGAAAGACTTTCAGAGCTATAAATCTGCTGTAGATGACATCAAGACACATCTGAATGTGCAAACGAGGGACTTTGAATTCATGAAGGATCAACTCGTTAGCATCAACAACAGCATTGAGAACAGCGACTTAAGTGACCGTCTGGACAGAGTAGAAGACTCAGGGTTAGGCGAAGTGAAGCAGCAGAATCTGAGCTCTTCCTGGAGTCTAGCGAAAGACGGGGCCATGCAGGAGGCCGATGATCTTTTGGAGCTTCACAGGGAGCAACACCATGAGCTGAGACGCCATTTGGACGAGCTGGGCAGGGAGGTGAAAGCTGAGAACGACAGATGCAGAGAAATGACCCGTGACATGGGGGAGGAACTCGCCAGCATGGACAGCCGGATTGTTAATGTTGAGGCTCTGTGCAGCAAGCTGGACCCCATTTCCATCAGCCTCCTGAGGATCAAAGAAGGCCTGAACAGGCACATCACTGGGCTGTGGAGCTGTGTGGACCAGCTGAACGGCACAGTCCAAACTCATGCTCAGGATATCGAAGGACTGAGGGGACGGTGCCAGACGCTTCAAAATCAAATCCTGAACGTGGCTAAAGACATTCCCACCATAACTTATGACTCTCCTGGGAAGGAAG GTGCCAGCGTCGGACCGGGGGACGGAGGATCTCGCCGGGTTTCAGCTGAGAGTTTTAGAGTGTCCGCTATCCCTGCGGGGCCGTCCCTTCAGCATCTACCTGTGATGGAGACCGGAGAGGCAGGCCCGCCGGGAGGAATGACCGAAGGGACAGACCTCAACACGATGACTGTTCAGGGGTTTGCTGGAGCTCCAG ctACCTCAACTGACTCCTTAAAAACCAGCATACCTCTAAACTCAG ACGTGCGCATGCCTCCAAGATCTCCAAAGCAGAAAACCAGCACAGCTTCAG GTGAGAAGGTGTCCTTCTCGGCTGGTTTGACTCTCTCACCGTTCCAAGAAGAAGCTGGAATAATCCGATTCAACAAGGTGCTGGTCAACGATGGAGGACATTATGACCCTCATACAG GCATCTTCACATCTCCCACCGACGGTCGCTACCTGGTGACGGCCGTGCTCGTCGCCCAGAGAGGCGAGAAGGTCGAGGCCGTGCTGTCAGTGTCCAACAGCACCATTCAGATGCTGGATTCGGCAGGCTTCTCCTCTGAGGTCACTGCGCCGGCGTCGCCAGAGCAGTGCAGCTGCAGCGGCTCGACCTCGCTGAGTCTGGTTGTTTCGATGAAGCAAGGAGACCGAATGGGACTCATGTTGACCGCTGGGAAACTCGCCACCTCCGCCTCCCGGGAGATCCTGTCGTCTTTTAGTGCTGTGCTTCTGTACGGCAGCCCGACTAAACGGTAG